A stretch of DNA from Orcinus orca chromosome 3, mOrcOrc1.1, whole genome shotgun sequence:
caatagcaaagattaataaaactaaaagctggttctttgagaagataaacaaaatggctaaaccattagccagactcatcaagaaaaaaagggagaggactcaaatcaatagaattagaaatgaaaaaggagaactaacaactgacacagcagaaatacaaaggatcatgagagattactacaagcaactatatgccaataaaatggacaacctggaagaaatggaaaaattcttagaaaagcacaaccttccaagacagaaccaggaagaaatagaaaatataaacagaccaatcacaagcactgaaattgaaactgtgattaaaaatcttccaaaaaacaaaagcccaggacagatggcttcacaggtgaattctatcaaacatttagagaagagctaacacctatccttctcaaactcttccaaaatatagcagagggaggaacactcccaaactcattctgtgaggccatcaccctgataccaaaagcagacaaagatgtcacaaaaaaagaaaactacagtccaatattactgatgaacataaatgcaaaaaacctcaacaaaataccagcaaacagaatcccacagcacattaaaaggatcatataccatgatcacgtggggtttattccaggaatgcaaggattcttcaatgtatgcaaatcaatcaatgtgataaaccatactaacaaactgaaggagaaaaaacatatgataatctcaatagatgcagaaaaagctttcaacagaattcaacacccatttatgataaaaaccctccagaaagtgggcatagaaggaacttacctcaaaaaaaacgccatatatgacaaacccacagccaacatcattctcaatggtgaaaaactgaaaccatttccactaagatcaggaacaagacaaggttgcccactctcaccactattactcaacatagttttggaagatttagccacagcattcagagaagaaaaagaaagaaaaggaatgcaaatcagaaaagaagaagtaaaaactgtcactgtttgcagatgacatgatactatataaagagaatcctatagatgctaccagaaaactactagagctaatcaatgcatttggtaaagtatcaggatacaaaattaatgcacagaaatctcttgcaatcctatacactactgatgaaaaatttgaaagagaaattaagggaacactcctatttaccattgcaacaaaaagaataaaatacctaggaataaacctacctaaggagacaaaagacctgtatgcagaaaactataagacactgatgaaagaaatcaaagatgatacaaatagatggagatatataccatgttcttggattggaagaatcaatattgtgaaaatgactatgctacacaaagcaatctgcagattcagtgtaatccctatcaaacttccaatggcatttttcacagaactagaacaaaaaattgcacaatttgtatgggaacacaaaagaccgtgaatagccaaagcaatcttgagaaagaaaaacggagctggaggaatcaggctcctggacttcagagtatactgcaaagctacagtaatcaagacagtatggtactggcacaaaaatagaaatatagattaatggaacaggatagaaagcccagagataaacccacgcacatatggtcaccttatctttgatcaaggaggcaagaatatacaatggagaaaagacagcctcttcaataagtggtgctgggaaaactggacagctacatgtaaaagaatgaaattagagcactccctaacaccatacacaaaaataaactcaaaatggattaaagacctaaatgtaaagccagacactataaaactcttagaggaaaacataggcagaacactctgacataaatcacagcaagatccttttttaccaacctcctatagaaatggaaataaaaacaaaaataaacaaatgggacctaatggaacttaaaagcttttgtacagcaaaggaaaccataaacaaaacgaaaagacaaccctcagaatgggagaaaatatttgcaaatgaagcaattgacaaaggattaatctccaaaatatacaagcagctcatgcagttcaatatccaaaaaacaaacaacccaatacaaaaatgggcagaagacctaaatagacatttctccaaagaagatatacacattgccaacaaacacatgaaaggatgctcaacatcactaatcactagagaaatgcaaatcaaaactacagtgaggtatcacctcacaccagtcagaatggccatcaccaaaaaatctacaaacaggcttccctggtggcgcagtggttgggagtccgcctgctgatgcaggggaccggggttcgtgccccggtctggggggatcccacgtgccgtggagtggctgggcccgtgagccatgaccgctgagcctgcgcatccagagcctgtgctccgcagtgggagaggccgcaaatGTGAGAGGCCCTCGGACcgcaaaaaaaatctacaaacaataaatgctggagagggtgtgaagaaaagggaatgtaaattgatacagccatctggagaacagtatgggagtcccttaaaaaactaaaaatagaactaccatatgactcagcaatcccattacttggcatataccctgagaaaaccataattcaaaaagatacatgtaccacaatgttcatagcagctctatttacaatagccaggacacggaagcaacctaagtgtccactgacagatgaatgaataaagacgatgtggcacatatatacaatagaatattactcagccataaaaagaaatgaaattgagttatttgtagtcaggtggatggacctagagactgtcatacagagtgaagtaagtcagaaagagaaaaacaaatactgtatgctaacacatacatgtagaatctaaaaaaaaaaaaagggttctgaagaacctaggggcaagacagaaataaagtctcagatgtagagaatggacttgaggacatggggagggggaagggtaagctgggacgaagtgagagagtggcatggaatatatacactaccaaatgtaaaatagctagtgggaagtagctgcatagcacagggagatcagcttggtgcttcgtgtccaactagaggggtgggatagggagggtgggagggaaacgcaagagggaggagatatggggatatatgtatacatatagctgattcactttgttgtacagcagaaactaacacaccattgtaaagcaattatactccaataaagatgttaaaagacaaaacaaaacaaaaaaaaaactccttgcAAATATAGTCCTAATTTTGAGAAGAGTGATACATGTATTTATGTGCAAGAGAAGATTGAAGTAGGAATTTAAAGTAGCTATCTCATGGTCGTAAAGAATAttaatggggtttttttttcctttttttttcaccaTTTCTATCCCCAACCTACAACCACAAGCATTTATAGTTTAGAGTAGTATTTAAAGTAAGGAATGGTGAAGATTAGTTGAAAATGTTATCAACCaataaatggtttttatttttgacaaTATTTGATCTATTTTCCAAATCAAAAAAATAGCTgtgtattactttaaaatttgtcttagaaaaaataaatgtcaattgaatgatgtgtttattttaattataatttttaaacatttcctacCAGTGGCTCCTAGTGGTAAGAATTTCACTTTCTGAGCTTTCTCAGAAGATCTCATCTAGAGTAAGATCAAGGCCACATGAGAggggtttttgtgtttgtttctcaAAGCACTAGTTTGTGTTCACACTATTCTGTCCAGCAATGGGAAAGAATAATGTGGGACAAATGGTATCTCAGTTCTAATCATATTAGTAGATGCAATCCCATTAATTACCATTAACTTTGTTATGTAGCAGAGGTGGTCTGTAATATTCACTTTGTCAAACAAAATTTGTGATTCTCGAGTTGCATGCACAAACATCACTGCATGGGCCATAACCTCATATGAACATGAAGCTTCAAAATCCTTTCAATTTAATTAGACCGTAAACAAACATCTCTGTTTTCAAAACCACTTGCATAACTGTCcgatttatttttctgttgtttcatatCTCTCGTTTTTGCATGTGAACCACGAATAAAGCACCATAGAGGAGTTCAGCAGTATTGTCAGCAATCAGTAGCTACCCTGGTGTCTTCCACACCCGAATTCCTCTTCTATTCATAGCACTGTCCTCAGCCTCACATGGGGTATGGGGTAAAAGCAGCTACTTCCTCaaagaaatatttcatatgtACAGAATGAGATAGCAAATCTTTGGAATGTCACAGACCGGCTGTTGAACACAATATTCCTAATCACCAGTGTGTCAGGCGCTCCCCTGGGCCAAAGCAGCAGTTGGGGGAAATAGAAGCAGCCCCTGTGCTGTAAAAACTCAGACTCCCATGTAAGCTCCGGCCTCCGAACTTCCACTGCCTGCCAGGCTATTTAAAGCCAAGGATTATGCAGTGAGAACAGATGCAGTACACTTTGCCATCTTCCGAAATCTAAAATcttaagtaacatttaaaaagcgtagtttaaaattttttgaattcaATAATTGTACTTTTTAAAGTGGTTTCCTAAACTCAATTTATGAGTATGAGTTAATACATCTTAATGTTTCATAAGTAGCCACAGAACATACGCTGTGCTTTAGAAAACACTGCAGATAAGATCCagtttagcttaaaaaaaaaagaggtacgtatttggaacttttaaaaatcagatttatatCTGAAAATTCCAACGTAAGTTTAAGGCAGTAACAAATGTAGTGAATCATAAATATATTTCAGACCCAGTTTTCAAATGCTGTATTTTAACCTTCAGACTCTATGTTTACAAAGCTCCACTCCACTGTAATAAAATCTACTGAAAAGAAAAGCTTATCAAGCGAAGGGGATCACAGCTCTTTTCAGCAATATAAACAGTTTTCATAAAATGGATAAGAATTTCTTAAATTAATGTGGCTCTTTTGCCATCAATTGTTAAAAATGCGGCTTCTCTGGCATTGTTGGAGTAACGAAGAAATAATTCTGAGTCGTCTCTGCTATCACACTATGGTCTCCTAAACTGTTCATGTTTCTCAGGTGTAAGAATAGCAACAACTTGAGCTGTAGgaacatatttaataattttcctttctgagtAAAAGTAACAAAGACAACCTCAATATACCAGGAACTATGTCTATagttttaatcttcataaaaatcatttcaaacGTAGGTAATACACACATTCTCGTGATACCATGAGCTGAACCAGAATCTTCCTCGTGCTGTGTGAACAGGCACCGATAAGACTTCACTTAGTCCCAACTGAATCCTTTACTTCCACCACCAGAATTCCGTCGTGACAGAGGATGGCAGACAAATCTTTGGTTTCAGTGCCGTCGGGCAGTTTATACTGTCGGGTGAAGCTTCTTGAGATAAAACCGTGCTCGTCCATTCTGGTTCCATGTTGAGCCTTAATCAGCAGCCAGCCTTCGAAGGTCTGAATGATGATATCTTCGGGTTGGAACTGGACCACGTCCAGCAGGACCTGGAAGCGGGATTCGTCTCTCTGGGGCGGCATCTCTACGGTGTCCACGGGGGCAGGCTGGGCCACCCTGGCTTTCCCCAGGTCCACGGTGGTTGGCCCGGGCAGTTCATATAAAGCGTGATCCAGCCTGCAGTCTTCCAGACCTCGAGCTTCAAACTCCTCCTCGTATCGCACTGGAGTCTCTATGAGATGCCTCAAGATGATTTTTGCCATAGTGGAGGCAAAGCCAGCATCGAACGCCTTCCGCCCCGGCTACGTTGTCCTTGTTGAACCCTCGCAGTTGCCTACTGACTAGAGGATCTGTTGGAGCCGCTCTTCGCTTATAACCCTGGGCAGACGCAACCCTTTAATTAGGCCTGAATCACAGCGCCGCACACTCCCTCTTGTCTTTTCACTCCTGCTGACAATGAACGGCTATTTATAGGGCATGTTTCGAAGTTGCTTTTAGCAACACAGCCTGCTCGAGCTGCCGAGTCAAGGATTGCCCTTACATTCTCAGTTATCCCTGGCAAGTGTGTCTGCCTTGCTTACcgccagagaaaaagagaatcagAAACAGTGTTTGAGAAATATCTGAGGGAGTGCTCCGTCCTTGTGAACTACAGTGATCTAGCGGATCAGAATAGCCCAGAGATGTGCACTCGTCTTATGATATGAGCTAAAACTGCATTAATCCTAGTCGCCAAGTGCACAGCTGGGGGGAGGTGAATTTAGCTGTAACTGATTAGGAATTAAgatacacaggcacacacattcaAATATCAAACATTCAACAAACCCTCAGCCCCCTGTCCTATATATTTACTTTCACTTCATCCTTTAATCTTTTATACTTAAGGGACATCTGAGCCACGCCATCTGGGTTTATTACATTTGACTCATCAAAAATGAGATCCTAGGActaaaccagacaatgatgtcgaACCTCAGATGGGAGTTGGACAGGCATAGAATGGGACATCTTAGCAAGGAAAACAGAGCCCTGGGGGAGAGAAAAACGTTAAAGCTTTGAACTATTTGATACTAAAGCCCAGAAAGCTAAGGATTAATCTGGTTGCAGCTCTGCTGTTTcattggcaaaaataaataacatataattTCTTAACTGTAATACCTTAACATTAAACTTACACTGAAAAAGCATGCGGCAACTCTTCATCCACTGCTATAGAAGGATCTCCAAGACATGTTAGGTACGAAAGAAAAGTCCAGAACAGCATATAATACACTAcgatttatcttttttataagtAGGTATTTGCTTGTACAAATAGAATCTCTCTGAAAGCTGTGTCATGGGGAATGGCAGGTACCTCCTGAGAGGGTAACAGAGTGATCAGGAGGTAGGGGCTGGCGGGAGACTTGCTTACCACTATAAacacatttgtgttttcatttctgcagTGTGTAGGCAATGCGCATACACTCAAGAAGGTTTTACACATAGAACACTTCCTCTCCACAGAGGTTAGTATTTTCTAGAATGGGTAGACTCCAGAAAACCTTTCCTTAAAACGCATATTCGTTTTCttagaatgaaatttaaaaatctacgaaaaataaaaaatctgaaaacagaaGGGAACCATTTCCTTTAGCTCTTTTCCATTACTCTAAAAATCTGTGTGGACTTTTTGGTATATATTTAAGAACATGCCCTAATCATGTTCACACTCAGCTTTTTTGACCTTCGTTTCGCAGGTTGGTGACCCTCAAGGGAAAAATGTACTCTTTGAGATGTTAATGTCCTCTAGCTCATAAAATATTGAGAGATGTTTTCCTCAGTGCCTCTCTGAGTGGGAAGTCAAAAACAGAACTCACTGCCAGTGGCAGGAAATAGATAAGGTACTAAGGATTTGGCTTTAAATTCCTAAAAAGAGTCCCAGCAAAACTGAGAAGAAGATACAGAGATCTTTCCATATACTCCCTGTCCCTACACGTGCATAACCTCCCCTATGAACATCCCCGCATCCCCGCCAGagcggtacatttgttacaactgatgaatctaCATTAACACATTATAATCACCCAAAGACAATAATTTCCATTTGGCTTCACTCTTTGTGCTGCCCGTTCTATGAATCTGCACAAAGGTATAATTGCATGTATCCACCaaaatagtatcatacagagtagtttcactgccctaaaaatcctttgtgctcCACCTAtgcatctcccctccccccaacccctgttctaaaaaactgctgtaaaaaaatgtctatttaaaaacctaaaactaaaactcctctaaaaatataaactctgttaaaaaataaatactggaaaGATGCTGGTAGGGTGGACAGAGAAAAACATGTCCAGTTAGTCTTATAGTTTCTTGCCTCCAGGGGTCTCTAAAATGGGTAAGAAGGAGCAGATAGGAGTGGTGTTTCCACGTTGCTTGCGTGAGTTGCTGAGGTTAAAAAAGAGTATTCACATTTCCCACGCAAACACCCGAGATTTCTATTGTTTTCCCCAAACTGTCCTTTGACCCTAATCCTACACCTGAACTGCCTTCCTTCTCATCAACTCCCTTGACCCTTTTGGAGAATCTCCCAGGCTTCTGATctggtctccctgcccccactcttACCC
This window harbors:
- the HSPB3 gene encoding heat shock protein beta-3, which produces MAKIILRHLIETPVRYEEEFEARGLEDCRLDHALYELPGPTTVDLGKARVAQPAPVDTVEMPPQRDESRFQVLLDVVQFQPEDIIIQTFEGWLLIKAQHGTRMDEHGFISRSFTRQYKLPDGTETKDLSAILCHDGILVVEVKDSVGTK